In Saccharothrix syringae, the following are encoded in one genomic region:
- a CDS encoding beta-N-acetylhexosaminidase, protein MSRKSEGAARRGLGRALAALLLLGSVGAAAPAQAAPENPLRHIVPAPVEVTPRPGAAFTLGADTRIHTQPGSADARRVGEFLAGVLRPSTGYRLPVVPGASTRGIALLLTGAPREVGDEGYQLDVTRAGVVVRARTAAGLFAGVQTFRQLLPAKVEAKTRQQGPFTAPGGRVLDHPRYAHRGAMLDVARHFFSPDEVKRYIDQIALYKVNRLHLHLTDDQGWRLEIKSWPRLATHGGSTEVGGGPGGYYTQEQYRDLVAYAAARHITVIPEIDMPGHTNAALASYPELNCDGVAPPLYTGIDVGFSSLCITKDITYKFVDDVLREVAALTPGRYIHIGGDEAHATTDPDFDLFIDKVVPLVAKHGKVASGWHEFVKAGPPAEAVAQFWGTRTTAPDVVAAAARGNGIVLSPASKAYLDMKYDANTPLGLSWAGYTDVEDAYDWNPGAYVEGLPGSAVRGVEAPLWSETLTDSAGVEFMAFPRLPAIAELGWSPWSTHDWASFKVRLAAQAERWRVMGVNFYASPQVPWNG, encoded by the coding sequence GTGTCCAGAAAATCGGAAGGCGCCGCGAGGCGCGGGCTCGGCCGGGCGCTCGCCGCCCTGCTGCTCCTGGGCTCGGTCGGCGCGGCGGCACCCGCACAAGCAGCCCCGGAGAACCCCTTGCGCCACATCGTGCCCGCTCCCGTGGAGGTCACCCCGCGCCCCGGCGCGGCCTTCACCCTCGGCGCGGACACCCGCATCCACACCCAGCCCGGCTCGGCCGACGCCCGGCGGGTCGGTGAGTTCCTGGCCGGCGTGCTGCGCCCGTCCACGGGCTACCGGCTGCCGGTCGTGCCCGGCGCGTCCACGCGGGGCATCGCGCTGCTGCTGACCGGCGCACCCCGGGAGGTCGGCGACGAGGGCTACCAGCTCGACGTGACCCGCGCCGGCGTGGTCGTCCGGGCGCGCACGGCCGCGGGCCTGTTCGCGGGCGTGCAGACCTTCCGCCAGCTGCTGCCCGCCAAGGTCGAGGCGAAGACCCGGCAGCAGGGCCCGTTCACCGCGCCGGGCGGCCGGGTGCTGGACCACCCGCGCTACGCCCACCGCGGCGCGATGCTCGACGTGGCCCGGCACTTCTTCAGCCCCGACGAGGTCAAGCGGTACATCGACCAGATCGCCCTCTACAAGGTCAACCGGCTGCACCTGCACCTGACCGACGACCAGGGCTGGCGGCTGGAGATCAAGAGCTGGCCGAGGCTGGCCACCCACGGCGGCAGCACCGAGGTGGGCGGCGGCCCCGGCGGTTACTACACCCAGGAGCAGTACCGGGACCTCGTGGCCTACGCGGCGGCCCGGCACATCACGGTGATCCCGGAGATCGACATGCCGGGCCACACCAACGCCGCGCTCGCCTCCTACCCGGAGCTGAACTGCGACGGCGTCGCGCCGCCGCTCTACACCGGCATCGACGTCGGCTTCAGCTCGCTGTGCATCACCAAGGACATCACCTACAAGTTCGTCGACGACGTGCTGCGCGAGGTCGCCGCCCTGACCCCCGGCCGGTACATCCACATCGGCGGCGACGAGGCCCACGCCACCACCGACCCGGACTTCGACCTGTTCATCGACAAGGTCGTGCCGCTGGTCGCCAAGCACGGCAAGGTCGCCTCCGGCTGGCACGAGTTCGTCAAGGCGGGCCCGCCTGCCGAGGCGGTGGCGCAGTTCTGGGGCACCAGGACCACCGCGCCCGACGTGGTCGCCGCCGCCGCGCGGGGCAACGGGATCGTGCTGTCGCCCGCCAGCAAGGCGTACCTGGACATGAAGTACGACGCGAACACCCCGCTGGGGCTGAGCTGGGCCGGGTACACCGACGTCGAGGACGCCTACGACTGGAACCCCGGCGCCTACGTCGAGGGCCTGCCCGGGTCGGCGGTGCGCGGGGTGGAGGCCCCGCTGTGGAGCGAGACCCTGACCGACTCGGCCGGCGTGGAGTTCATGGCGTTCCCGCGCCTGCCCGCGATCGCCGAGCTGGGCTGGTCGCCGTGGTCGACGCACGACTGGGCGTCGTTCAAGGTGCGGCTGGCCGCGCAGGCCGAGCGGTGGAGGGTGATGGGCGTCAACTTCTACGCCTCGCCGCAGGTGCCCTGGAACGGCTGA
- a CDS encoding CYTH and CHAD domain-containing protein, translating into MARSVHETERKYEAPDGTSLPDLGGLPGVAAAAGPEEQRLEAVYYDTADLRLARAGLTLRRRTGGDDAGWHLKLPVGGDTREEVRLPAGRAAEHPPRELGSLVQAHARGGELSPVARIRTTRHRWQLVDGKGRLLAEVVEDLVSAQDTADESRVDSWREFEVELGERGDTGLLDRVEARLSDAGIVRSRSSAKLTRLLGDRLSPAAPAPAVGTSAGDVVRAYLREQVEALKHQDPRVRRGEDDAVHQMRVATRRLRSALQAFGAVVARDRTRELVGELKWLAGVLGQARDLEVLRDRFERGVGELEDELVLGPVRALLTRHFSPLEAAAHQSAVAALDGSRYFALLDAVDALVEDPPFTPLARRKATKVLPELVDDAYRRLAKRVAAAHDDTGLHEARKAAKRLRYSVEVAAPVFGKRARRYGKRLKDVQTLLGDHQDSVVARPVLRELGAKARLDGENGFTFGLLLGLETARARALAERFAASWPDLGRPKLR; encoded by the coding sequence ATGGCGAGGTCGGTACACGAGACGGAACGCAAGTACGAGGCGCCCGACGGGACCTCGCTGCCGGACCTGGGCGGCCTGCCCGGGGTCGCCGCGGCGGCGGGGCCGGAGGAGCAGCGGCTGGAGGCGGTCTACTACGACACCGCCGACCTCCGGCTGGCCCGCGCCGGGCTGACGCTGCGCCGCCGCACCGGCGGGGACGACGCGGGCTGGCACCTCAAGCTGCCGGTCGGCGGCGACACCCGCGAGGAGGTGCGGCTGCCGGCGGGCCGCGCGGCCGAGCACCCGCCCCGGGAGCTGGGGTCGCTGGTGCAGGCGCACGCCCGCGGCGGCGAGCTGTCGCCGGTCGCGCGCATCCGGACCACGCGGCACCGCTGGCAGCTGGTCGACGGGAAGGGCCGGCTGCTCGCCGAGGTGGTCGAGGACCTGGTGTCGGCGCAGGACACCGCCGACGAGTCGCGCGTCGACTCGTGGCGGGAGTTCGAGGTGGAGCTGGGCGAGCGCGGCGACACCGGGCTGCTGGACCGGGTGGAGGCCCGGCTGTCGGACGCCGGGATCGTGCGGTCGCGGTCGTCGGCCAAGCTGACCCGGCTGCTGGGCGACCGGCTCTCCCCCGCCGCGCCGGCGCCGGCCGTCGGCACGTCCGCCGGTGACGTGGTGCGCGCCTACCTGCGCGAGCAGGTCGAGGCGTTGAAGCACCAGGACCCGCGGGTGCGCCGGGGCGAGGACGACGCCGTGCACCAGATGCGGGTGGCGACGCGGCGGCTGCGCAGCGCGTTGCAGGCGTTCGGCGCGGTGGTGGCGCGCGACCGCACCCGCGAGCTGGTCGGCGAGCTGAAGTGGCTCGCGGGCGTGCTGGGGCAGGCCCGCGACCTGGAGGTGCTGCGCGACCGGTTCGAGCGGGGCGTGGGCGAGCTGGAGGACGAGCTGGTGCTCGGCCCGGTGCGGGCCCTGCTGACCAGGCACTTCTCCCCGCTGGAGGCCGCCGCGCACCAGTCGGCGGTGGCGGCGCTGGACGGTTCCCGGTACTTCGCGCTGCTCGACGCGGTCGACGCGCTGGTCGAGGACCCGCCGTTCACCCCGCTGGCGCGCCGCAAGGCCACCAAGGTGCTCCCGGAGCTGGTCGACGACGCCTACCGCAGGCTCGCCAAGCGGGTCGCCGCCGCGCACGACGACACCGGGCTGCACGAGGCGCGCAAGGCGGCCAAGCGGCTGCGCTACTCCGTCGAGGTGGCCGCGCCGGTGTTCGGCAAGCGGGCCAGGAGGTACGGCAAGCGGCTCAAGGACGTGCAGACGCTGCTGGGCGACCACCAGGACAGCGTGGTGGCGCGGCCGGTGCTGCGGGAGCTGGGCGCCAAGGCGCGGCTCGACGGCGAGAACGGCTTCACCTTCGGCCTGCTGCTCGGCCTGGAGACCGCGCGGGCGCGGGCCCTGGCGGAGCGGTTCGCCGCCTCGTGGCCGGACCTGGGCCGGCCGAAGCTGCGCTGA
- a CDS encoding HNH endonuclease family protein, giving the protein MSGKRSSTAAGIVLLIALVVIGFYLAQDNDDTGPPGGAPSATSEPAAPGDDPAAQLAALTVAPEGKMTGYSRERFPHWSSQGDSCDTREIVLQRQGSDVQTDGECRATSGTWVSPYDGVTVTKAGDLDIDHTVALAEAWRSGADKWTDEQREKFANDMGGLQLVAVTASSNRSKGDQDVAKWKPPVEAYWCTYARAVVSVKTAYSLSVDEAERDALAAMLKTC; this is encoded by the coding sequence ATGAGCGGCAAGCGATCGAGCACGGCGGCCGGCATCGTCCTGTTGATCGCCCTGGTCGTCATCGGCTTCTACCTGGCCCAGGACAACGACGACACCGGGCCACCGGGAGGCGCGCCGTCGGCGACCAGCGAACCCGCCGCGCCGGGTGACGACCCGGCGGCGCAGCTCGCGGCGCTGACCGTGGCGCCCGAGGGGAAGATGACCGGCTACAGCCGCGAGCGGTTCCCGCACTGGAGCAGCCAGGGCGACTCGTGCGACACGCGCGAGATCGTGCTGCAGCGGCAGGGCTCGGACGTGCAGACCGACGGCGAGTGCCGGGCCACGTCCGGGACGTGGGTCAGCCCGTACGACGGGGTGACCGTCACGAAGGCGGGCGACCTGGACATCGACCACACCGTGGCGCTGGCCGAGGCGTGGCGGTCGGGTGCGGACAAGTGGACCGACGAGCAGCGGGAGAAGTTCGCCAACGACATGGGCGGGTTGCAGCTGGTCGCGGTGACGGCGAGCAGCAACCGGTCCAAGGGCGACCAGGACGTGGCGAAGTGGAAGCCGCCGGTGGAGGCGTACTGGTGCACGTACGCGCGGGCGGTGGTGTCGGTGAAGACGGCCTACTCGCTGAGCGTGGACGAGGCCGAGCGCGACGCCCTGGCCGCGATGCTCAAGACCTGCTGA
- a CDS encoding sensor histidine kinase, protein MRGIRTAFDVVIPAGTALLTAWVVLGTSQHGHLVTASAALSALACGAALWWRRRHPVAVMGVALAGGLVVQVVAPMTVFPLAALFAVGALAAARPPLVSLPALALLLGVVSLNFRTTTDEDTFFVMAVAALSWLLGENRRGATARAAERAVAEEQARMARELHDVIAHGVSVIVVQAAAADDVFDHRPDRARESLRAIEATGRATLDELRKLLGGPAERPGLDRLADLVEPLRAAGLRVDVRCEPVPLPAGVDQSAYRIVQEALTNTLRHARASRVEVSVRGGPGVLELEVRDDGRGGLVGVGRGIPGMRERAVLLGGTVEAGPLPDGGFGVRARLPLAAAR, encoded by the coding sequence GTGCGGGGGATTCGAACGGCGTTCGACGTGGTCATACCGGCCGGCACGGCGCTGCTGACCGCGTGGGTGGTCCTGGGCACGTCTCAGCACGGCCACCTCGTCACCGCGTCGGCCGCCCTGTCGGCCCTGGCCTGCGGTGCCGCGCTGTGGTGGCGCCGACGCCACCCGGTGGCCGTGATGGGGGTCGCGCTCGCGGGCGGCCTCGTCGTGCAGGTGGTCGCGCCGATGACCGTGTTCCCCCTCGCCGCCCTGTTCGCCGTCGGCGCGCTCGCCGCCGCCAGGCCGCCGCTGGTCTCGTTGCCCGCCCTGGCCCTGCTGCTGGGCGTGGTCTCGCTGAACTTCCGCACCACCACCGACGAGGACACCTTCTTCGTGATGGCCGTCGCCGCGCTGTCGTGGCTGCTGGGCGAGAACCGCCGGGGCGCCACCGCGCGGGCCGCCGAGCGCGCCGTGGCCGAGGAGCAGGCCCGCATGGCGCGCGAGCTGCACGACGTCATCGCGCACGGCGTGTCGGTGATCGTCGTGCAGGCGGCCGCCGCGGACGACGTGTTCGACCACCGGCCCGACCGGGCGCGCGAGTCGCTGCGGGCGATCGAGGCCACCGGCCGCGCCACGCTCGACGAGCTGCGCAAGCTCTTGGGCGGACCGGCCGAGCGCCCCGGCCTGGACCGGCTGGCCGACCTGGTCGAGCCGCTGCGCGCGGCGGGGCTGCGGGTGGACGTGCGCTGCGAGCCGGTGCCGCTGCCCGCGGGCGTGGACCAGTCGGCGTACCGGATCGTGCAGGAGGCGCTGACCAACACCCTGCGCCACGCCCGCGCGAGCCGGGTGGAGGTGTCGGTGCGCGGCGGCCCCGGCGTGCTGGAGCTGGAGGTCCGCGACGACGGCCGCGGCGGCCTGGTCGGCGTCGGCCGCGGCATCCCGGGGATGCGCGAGCGGGCCGTGCTGCTCGGCGGCACGGTCGAAGCAGGCCCGCTGCCCGACGGCGGGTTCGGCGTGCGCGCCCGCCTGCCGCTGGCGGCCGCCCGGTGA
- a CDS encoding response regulator — protein sequence MIRVLIADDQALVRGGFRMILESRDDLDVVGEAADGAEAVDLTAALDPDVVLMDVRMPGVDGLAATRRIVGSGSGARVLVLTTYDVDDSVYEALRAGASGFLLKDVRPVELVEAVRVVARGDALLAPSVTRRLLDRFVRALPAPPPRALDVLTGREVEVLRLVALAMSNAEIAAHLVLTEATVKTHVSAVLRKLGLRDRVQAVVFAYEVGLVRPASA from the coding sequence GTGATCCGCGTGCTGATCGCCGACGACCAGGCGCTGGTGCGCGGCGGGTTCCGGATGATCCTGGAGTCGCGGGACGACCTCGACGTGGTCGGCGAGGCCGCGGACGGCGCGGAGGCGGTGGACCTGACCGCGGCGCTGGACCCGGACGTGGTGCTGATGGACGTGCGGATGCCGGGCGTGGACGGCCTGGCCGCGACCCGCCGGATCGTCGGTTCCGGCTCCGGGGCGCGCGTGCTGGTGCTCACCACCTACGACGTGGACGACTCGGTGTACGAGGCGCTGCGCGCCGGCGCGAGCGGGTTCCTGCTCAAGGACGTGCGGCCGGTGGAGCTGGTGGAGGCGGTGCGGGTGGTGGCCCGCGGCGACGCGCTGCTGGCGCCGTCGGTGACCAGGCGGCTGCTGGACCGGTTCGTGCGGGCGCTGCCCGCGCCGCCGCCCCGCGCCCTGGACGTGCTGACCGGGCGGGAGGTGGAGGTGCTGCGCCTGGTGGCGCTGGCGATGTCGAACGCCGAGATCGCCGCGCACCTGGTGCTGACCGAGGCGACGGTGAAGACGCACGTGTCGGCGGTGCTGCGCAAGCTGGGGCTGCGCGACCGCGTGCAGGCCGTGGTGTTCGCCTACGAGGTGGGCCTGGTGCGCCCGGCCTCCGCCTGA
- a CDS encoding methionyl-tRNA formyltransferase — MRVVMFGYQTWGHRTLQALLDSEHEVVLVVTHPKSDHAYERIWSDSVADLAAEHGVETIIRNRPDDDELFQRLKQVEPDVIVATNWRTWIPPHIFTLPKHGTLNVHDSLLPAYAGFSPLIWALINDEKEVGVTAHMMDETLDAGDIVLQRAVPVGPRDTTADLFHKTLALFGPITVDGLAEIAKGRTDFLKQDRSKASFFHKRAEEDLRIDWTWEADELDRLVRAQCAPYPSAFCFHRGKRLEIVEAEVSEGRYGGTPGRIFYREGDGVAIVAGALARRGRNHALLVKRVRTEDGRELGATEYFTHMGGYLTSRP; from the coding sequence CGCACCCTCCAGGCGCTGCTGGACTCCGAGCACGAGGTCGTCCTGGTGGTGACCCACCCCAAGAGCGACCACGCCTACGAGCGCATCTGGAGCGACTCCGTCGCCGACCTGGCCGCCGAGCACGGCGTCGAGACGATCATCCGCAACCGGCCGGACGACGACGAGCTGTTCCAGCGGCTCAAGCAGGTCGAGCCGGACGTCATCGTCGCCACCAACTGGCGCACCTGGATCCCGCCCCACATCTTCACCCTGCCCAAGCACGGCACGCTGAACGTGCACGACTCGCTGCTGCCCGCCTACGCGGGCTTCTCGCCGCTGATCTGGGCCCTGATCAACGACGAGAAGGAGGTCGGCGTCACCGCCCACATGATGGACGAGACGCTCGACGCGGGCGACATCGTGCTCCAGCGCGCCGTCCCGGTCGGCCCCCGCGACACCACCGCCGACCTGTTCCACAAGACCCTCGCCCTGTTCGGCCCGATCACCGTCGACGGCCTGGCCGAGATCGCCAAGGGCCGCACCGACTTCCTCAAGCAGGACCGGTCCAAGGCCAGCTTCTTCCACAAGCGCGCCGAGGAGGACCTGCGCATCGACTGGACGTGGGAGGCCGACGAGCTCGACCGGCTGGTCCGCGCCCAGTGCGCGCCGTACCCGAGCGCGTTCTGCTTCCACAGGGGCAAGCGGCTGGAGATCGTCGAGGCCGAGGTGTCCGAGGGGCGCTACGGCGGCACGCCCGGCCGGATCTTCTACCGCGAGGGCGACGGCGTGGCGATCGTCGCCGGCGCGCTGGCCCGCCGCGGCCGCAACCACGCGCTGCTGGTCAAGCGGGTGCGCACCGAGGACGGCCGCGAACTCGGCGCCACCGAGTACTTCACGCACATGGGCGGGTACCTCACGAGCCGCCCCTGA